The Prinia subflava isolate CZ2003 ecotype Zambia chromosome 5, Cam_Psub_1.2, whole genome shotgun sequence genome window below encodes:
- the IFITM10 gene encoding interferon-induced transmembrane protein 10, producing the protein MGAPLPALPSSFNSSAEEAEPEAVLSRICSDSPHPSLAERGDAAAATTERTQDPPLGPPCPFEGVAWTPRPPQGPPQGCFACIAKPPALRQASPVLSPSSAVYLMESKSCKGDSLRPAVPCKHSVEKKTMTNPTTVIEIYPDTTEVNDYYLWSIFNFVYLNFCCLGFIALAYSLKVRDKKLLNDLNGAVEDAKTARLFNITSSALATFCIILIFIFLRYPLTDY; encoded by the exons ATGGGTGcccccctccccgccctcccctcctccttcaACTCCAGCGCCGAGGAAGCCGAGCCGGAGGCAGTGCTGAGCCGGATATGCAGCGACTCCCCGCATCCCTCCTT GGCAGAGCGCGGTGACGCCGCGGCAGCCACCACGGAGAGGACACAGGACCCCCCCTTGGGCCCGCCATGCCCCTTTGAGGGGGTGGCCTGGACCCCGAGACCCCCGCAAGGCCCCCCGCAGGGCTGCTTCGCCTGCATCGCCAAGCCCCCGGCTCTCCGGCAAGCTTCGCCCGTCCTGTCTCCTTCTTCTGCCGTTTATCTCATGGAGAGCAAGAGCTGCAAAGGGGACAGCCTGCGGCCAGCGGTCCCGTGCAAGCACTCCGTGGAGAAGAAGACAATGACCAACCCCACCACTGTCATCGAAATCTACCCGGACACCACCGAGGTGAACGACTACTATCTCTGGTCCATCTTCAACTTTGTATACCTCAACTTCTGCTGCCTCGGCTTCATCGCCTTGGCCTATTCATTGAAA GTCCGGGATAAGAAACTCCTCAATGACTTAAATGGAGCAGTTGAAGATGCCAAGACAGCTCGGCTTTTTAACATCACCAGCTCAGCCCTTGCCACCTTCTGTAtcatcctcatcttcatcttcCTGCGATACCCTCTCACTGACTACTGA